A single Apostichopus japonicus isolate 1M-3 chromosome 11, ASM3797524v1, whole genome shotgun sequence DNA region contains:
- the LOC139975742 gene encoding uncharacterized protein isoform X1, whose translation MQSKNKSKKIDETGVFGSVCRHEMPISFFSLRQGEQLSNAVYMVQHLLKELPNTQHYILYDVACMLEAHLKKSGQHALLSKIKLAVPAFHIYGHKPSCQITYSTRRVDGFALSDGEQVERLWSYMRNFVTSTREMTPSHRIDALCDALIHYAHKTTRHLGEIILQRYHRATQAVNTAKEELAEAMSSHQQGSEPITETMIRRWRVELTSTQVSPSVLTTSGADMSTNEAYAIQLSTYYDMCDELTEHTDTGDHLHNQLIARKLKSIHEQLLGVESGPRWSRDGDDLKKYLQINEDRARLAILQELHSLTVDRWFLLHLKRRYADGQKIAKRLCLEINKVSTAIKKLLHKFCNRTFKTSSDRYPNILTLDDILDVKSSIWDCLCRDVPTKENVPRYGKCLLVDALLKVDHSCQEVSMLEAEMKQVTLSIAKAIRDMRFMIFFGTEHPGESIFLTYKLREMQHFSYYIYTLFSQVVELDHVEEPSIIRVIDLQDRQIVHEDIDLEVVPTEDDEGAYLDQLIVDAENASEHSDSD comes from the exons ATGCAGTCAAAgaacaaatcaaagaaaatagatGAGACGGGAGTGTTCGGGAGCGTCTGCAGGCACGAGATGCCAATTTCATTCTTTAGTCTTCGCCAGGGGGAGCA ACTTTCCAATGCAGTCTATATGGTACAGCATCTGTTGAAAGAATTGCCGAATACCCAGCATTACATTTTGTACGACGTTGCCTGTATGTTAGAAGCTCACCTTAAG AAATCAGGGCAACATGCACTGCTGTCCAAAATCAAACTAGCTGTTCCAGCTTTTCACATTTATGGGCACAAACCTTCATGCCAG atcacatacagtacaagaCGGGTTGATGGATTTGCCCTCAGTGATGGTGAGCAAGTAGAAAGGCTGTGGTCGTACATGCGGAATTTTGTGACGAGTACACGAGAGATGACTCCGTCCCACAGGATTGATGCTCTATGTGATGCTCTGATACATTATGCCCACAAAACAACAAGACACCTTG GTGAAATCATCCTGCAAAGATATCATCGTGCAACCCAGGCTGTGAATACTGCAAAGGAAGAACTGGCAGAAGCCATGTCGTCTCATCAGCAAG GTTCAGAACCAATCACTGAGACGATGATTCGAAGATGGAGAGTTGAGCTGACATCAACCCAAGTGTCTCCTTCTGTGTTGACTA CATCTGGTGCAGACATGTCAACAAACGAGGCATATGCTATCCAGCTGTCAACATATTATGATATGTG TGATGAATTAACTGAACACACGGACACAGGGGATCACCTTCATAACCAACTCATTGCAAGAAAACTGAAAAG CATTCATGAACAACTCCTTGGGGTGGAGAGTGGACCTCGATGGTCAAGGGATGGAGATGATCTCAAAAAATATCTTCAGATTAATGAAGACAGAGCAAGACTGGCTATCTTGCAAGAACTGCATTCACTGACAGTAGACAGGTGGTTTCTTCTTCACTTGAAGAGGAGATATGCTG ATGGACAAAAGATTGCTAAACGCCTCTGTTTAGAAATAAACAAAGTGTCAACTGCCATCAAGAAGTTGTTGCATAAATTTTGCAACAGGACTTTCAAGACATCCTCTGACCGTTATCCCAATATATTAACTTTGGATGATATATTGGATGTTAAATCATCAATATGGGATTGCTTATGTCGAGATGTCCCAACAAAAGAGAATGTGCCAAGGTATGGGAAGTGCCTCCTTGTAGATGCTCTACTGAAAGTTGACCACAGCTGCCAGGAAGTGTCTATGCTGGAGGCTGAGATGAAGCAAGTTACCTTGAGTATTGCCAAAGCTATTCGTGATATGAGATTCATGATTTTCTTTGGCACAGAGCATCCAGGAGAGTCAATATTTCTAACTTACAAGCTGAGAGAAATGCAACATTTctcatattatatttatactttatttAGTCAAGTAGTGGAACTGGACCATGTAGAGGAACCATCTATTATCCGTGTCATTGATCTTCAAGACAGACAAATTGTTCATGAAGACATTGACCTGGAGGTGGTTCCCACAGAAGATGATGAAGGAGCATACTTGGATCAACTGATTGTTGATGCAGAGAATGCTTCCGAACACTCAGACTCGGATTAA
- the LOC139975742 gene encoding uncharacterized protein isoform X2, whose amino-acid sequence MQSKNKSKKIDETGVFGSVCRHEMPISFFSLRQGEQLSNAVYMVQHLLKELPNTQHYILYDVACMLEAHLKITYSTRRVDGFALSDGEQVERLWSYMRNFVTSTREMTPSHRIDALCDALIHYAHKTTRHLGEIILQRYHRATQAVNTAKEELAEAMSSHQQGSEPITETMIRRWRVELTSTQVSPSVLTTSGADMSTNEAYAIQLSTYYDMCDELTEHTDTGDHLHNQLIARKLKSIHEQLLGVESGPRWSRDGDDLKKYLQINEDRARLAILQELHSLTVDRWFLLHLKRRYADGQKIAKRLCLEINKVSTAIKKLLHKFCNRTFKTSSDRYPNILTLDDILDVKSSIWDCLCRDVPTKENVPRYGKCLLVDALLKVDHSCQEVSMLEAEMKQVTLSIAKAIRDMRFMIFFGTEHPGESIFLTYKLREMQHFSYYIYTLFSQVVELDHVEEPSIIRVIDLQDRQIVHEDIDLEVVPTEDDEGAYLDQLIVDAENASEHSDSD is encoded by the exons ATGCAGTCAAAgaacaaatcaaagaaaatagatGAGACGGGAGTGTTCGGGAGCGTCTGCAGGCACGAGATGCCAATTTCATTCTTTAGTCTTCGCCAGGGGGAGCA ACTTTCCAATGCAGTCTATATGGTACAGCATCTGTTGAAAGAATTGCCGAATACCCAGCATTACATTTTGTACGACGTTGCCTGTATGTTAGAAGCTCACCTTAAG atcacatacagtacaagaCGGGTTGATGGATTTGCCCTCAGTGATGGTGAGCAAGTAGAAAGGCTGTGGTCGTACATGCGGAATTTTGTGACGAGTACACGAGAGATGACTCCGTCCCACAGGATTGATGCTCTATGTGATGCTCTGATACATTATGCCCACAAAACAACAAGACACCTTG GTGAAATCATCCTGCAAAGATATCATCGTGCAACCCAGGCTGTGAATACTGCAAAGGAAGAACTGGCAGAAGCCATGTCGTCTCATCAGCAAG GTTCAGAACCAATCACTGAGACGATGATTCGAAGATGGAGAGTTGAGCTGACATCAACCCAAGTGTCTCCTTCTGTGTTGACTA CATCTGGTGCAGACATGTCAACAAACGAGGCATATGCTATCCAGCTGTCAACATATTATGATATGTG TGATGAATTAACTGAACACACGGACACAGGGGATCACCTTCATAACCAACTCATTGCAAGAAAACTGAAAAG CATTCATGAACAACTCCTTGGGGTGGAGAGTGGACCTCGATGGTCAAGGGATGGAGATGATCTCAAAAAATATCTTCAGATTAATGAAGACAGAGCAAGACTGGCTATCTTGCAAGAACTGCATTCACTGACAGTAGACAGGTGGTTTCTTCTTCACTTGAAGAGGAGATATGCTG ATGGACAAAAGATTGCTAAACGCCTCTGTTTAGAAATAAACAAAGTGTCAACTGCCATCAAGAAGTTGTTGCATAAATTTTGCAACAGGACTTTCAAGACATCCTCTGACCGTTATCCCAATATATTAACTTTGGATGATATATTGGATGTTAAATCATCAATATGGGATTGCTTATGTCGAGATGTCCCAACAAAAGAGAATGTGCCAAGGTATGGGAAGTGCCTCCTTGTAGATGCTCTACTGAAAGTTGACCACAGCTGCCAGGAAGTGTCTATGCTGGAGGCTGAGATGAAGCAAGTTACCTTGAGTATTGCCAAAGCTATTCGTGATATGAGATTCATGATTTTCTTTGGCACAGAGCATCCAGGAGAGTCAATATTTCTAACTTACAAGCTGAGAGAAATGCAACATTTctcatattatatttatactttatttAGTCAAGTAGTGGAACTGGACCATGTAGAGGAACCATCTATTATCCGTGTCATTGATCTTCAAGACAGACAAATTGTTCATGAAGACATTGACCTGGAGGTGGTTCCCACAGAAGATGATGAAGGAGCATACTTGGATCAACTGATTGTTGATGCAGAGAATGCTTCCGAACACTCAGACTCGGATTAA